A portion of the Rhodothermus sp. genome contains these proteins:
- the nfi gene encoding deoxyribonuclease V (cleaves DNA at apurinic or apyrimidinic sites) translates to MGLIPHVLHGWCLSPAEAQALQRKLARQVRFEVPERMETVAGLDVSVRGKRGRAAVVVWEVATQQVLESLTVDGEVSFPYIPGLLSFREVPLLLRVLARLHTTPDVLMVDGQGVAHPRRCGLATHLGVLLDHPTVGVAKSRLVGHHAAPDLEKGSWVPLYDREEVIGAVVRTRTGVRPVYVSVGHRMTLETAVALTLRCSTRYRLPEPTRLADQLSRQRAP, encoded by the coding sequence ATGGGACTGATACCGCATGTATTGCATGGCTGGTGTTTGTCGCCTGCTGAGGCGCAGGCGTTACAACGTAAGCTGGCCCGACAGGTCCGCTTTGAGGTGCCGGAGCGCATGGAGACGGTAGCCGGGTTGGATGTGAGTGTACGGGGCAAGCGGGGGCGGGCGGCCGTGGTGGTGTGGGAGGTGGCAACGCAGCAGGTGCTGGAAAGTCTGACCGTCGACGGTGAGGTCTCGTTTCCTTACATCCCCGGATTGCTCAGTTTTCGAGAAGTGCCGTTATTGTTGAGGGTGCTGGCGCGGTTGCATACCACGCCGGATGTACTGATGGTGGACGGGCAGGGGGTAGCGCATCCACGTCGGTGTGGATTGGCGACGCACCTGGGGGTGCTGCTGGATCATCCCACGGTAGGCGTGGCCAAGTCGCGATTGGTCGGGCACCATGCTGCGCCCGATCTGGAAAAAGGGAGCTGGGTACCGCTTTATGACCGGGAGGAGGTAATCGGTGCGGTAGTGCGCACGCGCACGGGGGTGCGGCCCGTGTACGTGAGCGTGGGGCATCGTATGACGTTGGAGACAGCCGTGGCGTTGACCCTGCGTTGCTCCACGCGCTATCGCCTGCCGGAGCCCACGCGTCTGGCCGATCAACTCAGCCGGCAACGCGCGCCGTGA
- a CDS encoding DUF5916 domain-containing protein, which produces MWMVALCLWLTGALQAQPQQAPTLRAVRLTDALKLDGHIDERVWQKAPAATDFWQREPHDGHPATESTEVHVLYDKEALYVAFICYDQAPDQILRRLARRDRWVPADWVGVLIDSYRDRKTAFAFLVNAAGTKSDFLILNDAEQDFNWDALWEAHVAMREDGWSAEFRIPFAALRFSRTDTLRWGINFIRIIGRKNEQVFWAYIPRTSGGFVSKFGTLEGIEGIRPPRALLLTPYVVASGTRWSAELVPGYLHRLSPTFRTGGDVQYNLSDNTVLNLTVNPDFGQVELDEVVLNLTAFETFYPEKRPFFLEGTSIFQTVGSSGDGALRTYLFYSRRIGRQPRGYYSLPDTGEVKDWRVVENPAAVPILGAVKLSGRTTDGWAFGLLNALTQRTYAVYEHVNGQRQRIRTEPLTAYTVARVQRELPAPASYVGLIGTATWREAGMVRRAYTGGVDWRWNPWDYGLVTEGLFSFSRRIRQNGAPQVGYQGQMRVGTLRSPYIVGLVGVNFATRDYDPNDVGFHMLTNFAVTYIWMQWRYLRPWGPFWQVRLNQNYWWAYRLSPGLLLRRGISPNLHLQWRNFWWIRLGLNLESEGWDLYESRGAGLFRSPQRWNVWTSVSTDERRAVMVSLRGNRQVDQYGGKVWGGGLSATVRFGERTDFSLDLSASFRRREVAWAQNVPDMEAPGVTTSVFGRREVDRISLTLRGTHTFTRDLTLQGYVQWFGARVRYRDFQRLGNDGRLAPLSVPYDRDRYGNPDFQQGTLNINVILRYEYRPGSTLYVVWTWSQQGWHEPKIGDSYWAFMQRVLQRSPTSVLLVKWTYTWGA; this is translated from the coding sequence ATGTGGATGGTGGCGCTGTGCCTGTGGCTGACCGGTGCGCTTCAGGCGCAGCCGCAGCAGGCCCCAACGCTACGCGCGGTACGGCTTACCGATGCTTTAAAATTGGACGGCCATATTGACGAGAGGGTCTGGCAAAAAGCGCCGGCTGCAACAGATTTCTGGCAACGGGAACCGCATGATGGCCATCCTGCTACCGAATCTACCGAGGTGCACGTGCTCTATGATAAAGAAGCGCTTTATGTCGCATTTATCTGCTATGATCAGGCGCCCGATCAGATTCTGCGCCGGCTGGCCCGACGCGACCGGTGGGTGCCGGCCGACTGGGTAGGCGTGCTGATCGACAGCTATCGGGATCGCAAAACGGCCTTTGCTTTTCTGGTCAATGCGGCCGGGACAAAAAGCGACTTTCTCATTTTAAACGACGCTGAACAGGATTTTAACTGGGATGCCCTGTGGGAGGCACACGTGGCAATGCGGGAAGATGGGTGGAGCGCAGAATTCCGGATCCCTTTTGCTGCGTTGCGCTTCAGCCGAACGGATACACTGCGGTGGGGCATTAACTTTATTCGCATCATTGGGCGAAAGAATGAGCAAGTTTTCTGGGCGTACATACCCCGAACATCGGGCGGATTCGTCTCTAAATTTGGAACTCTTGAAGGAATCGAAGGGATTCGGCCGCCCCGGGCGTTGCTGTTGACACCATACGTAGTAGCCAGCGGAACGCGCTGGAGCGCCGAGCTGGTGCCCGGTTACCTTCACCGACTTAGTCCGACGTTTCGCACAGGCGGAGATGTGCAGTACAACTTATCCGACAATACCGTTTTGAACCTGACCGTAAATCCCGATTTTGGCCAGGTCGAATTGGATGAAGTGGTGCTCAATCTGACCGCTTTTGAAACTTTCTACCCTGAAAAACGCCCGTTTTTTCTGGAAGGAACGTCAATTTTTCAAACAGTAGGGAGCAGCGGCGATGGCGCGCTACGGACCTATCTCTTTTACTCGCGGCGGATTGGTCGCCAACCTCGCGGCTACTACAGCCTGCCTGACACTGGAGAGGTCAAGGACTGGCGAGTTGTGGAAAACCCGGCCGCCGTACCCATTCTCGGTGCGGTCAAGCTAAGTGGAAGAACGACCGATGGCTGGGCCTTTGGTCTGCTGAATGCGCTCACGCAGCGCACCTACGCTGTATATGAGCATGTCAATGGTCAACGTCAGCGTATTCGCACCGAGCCGCTTACAGCTTATACCGTAGCGCGCGTGCAGCGTGAACTGCCAGCACCAGCCTCCTATGTGGGGCTCATTGGTACGGCTACCTGGCGCGAGGCGGGTATGGTGCGTCGGGCCTATACAGGTGGGGTGGACTGGCGCTGGAATCCCTGGGACTATGGACTGGTCACCGAAGGGCTATTTTCTTTCAGCCGTCGCATACGACAGAACGGAGCACCTCAGGTGGGTTATCAGGGACAGATGCGTGTCGGAACGCTACGATCGCCCTACATCGTGGGCCTGGTAGGGGTCAACTTTGCTACACGTGACTATGACCCCAACGACGTGGGCTTTCACATGTTGACGAATTTTGCCGTTACGTATATCTGGATGCAATGGCGCTATCTGCGTCCCTGGGGGCCATTCTGGCAAGTGCGACTGAATCAGAATTACTGGTGGGCCTATCGGCTTTCGCCCGGCTTGCTTCTGAGGCGAGGTATCAGTCCCAATCTGCACCTGCAGTGGCGGAACTTCTGGTGGATCCGATTGGGGCTCAATCTTGAATCTGAAGGTTGGGATCTGTACGAATCACGAGGGGCCGGGTTGTTTCGCAGTCCGCAGCGCTGGAACGTCTGGACTTCCGTGAGCACGGACGAGCGGCGTGCGGTGATGGTGTCGCTTCGGGGCAACCGACAGGTTGATCAATATGGCGGCAAGGTATGGGGTGGAGGACTCAGCGCGACGGTACGCTTCGGTGAGCGCACCGACTTCAGCCTGGATCTCAGCGCGAGCTTCCGGCGCCGGGAAGTGGCCTGGGCGCAAAATGTACCTGATATGGAGGCGCCTGGTGTTACCACCAGTGTGTTCGGGCGGCGTGAGGTGGACCGTATTAGTTTGACGCTGCGAGGCACGCACACGTTTACGCGAGATCTGACGTTGCAGGGCTATGTGCAGTGGTTTGGGGCGCGGGTCCGCTATCGAGATTTTCAGCGATTGGGCAACGATGGACGGCTGGCACCGCTTTCGGTACCGTATGACCGCGATCGCTACGGCAACCCGGACTTTCAACAGGGGACGCTGAACATCAATGTGATCCTGCGCTATGAGTATCGACCGGGCTCGACGCTGTATGTGGTCTGGACCTGGAGCCAGCAGGGCTGGCATGAACCGAAGATCGGTGATTCCTACTGGGCGTTCATGCAGCGGGTGTTGCAGCGGTCGCCCACCAGCGTGTTGCTGGTGAAGTGGACGTATACATGGGGCGCCTAA